Below is a window of Salvelinus alpinus chromosome 34, SLU_Salpinus.1, whole genome shotgun sequence DNA.
tgtcctaaatctaggAGATATACTATATATTTCCTGAGGTTTTTTTTACatcttattttttttacaaatatttaacccctttttttgggtaggcacaaaactaaCTTCATACTTCCATTCCTTTTTTAAAACCCGTACCACTTACCTTCAGTCAAGTCCCGTGAAACTTGTGTGGGTCATAGAGTAAAATGGAACAACATGGTATTCGTGGGAATCTCCCCTTTTCACAGTGGTGTCCCATTAGTTTGGTAGGTCAAACCGACGTTTACGTGAGAAGactttcgggatgtctcatggtctgacaaacaccgctctaccTCTGCCATCTTTCAATGCAGATGTGAAAATGCGACACTGGTGAATGGATCCAATGCAAAACAATATCTCTCGTTCagactgactgattttgatggggatgTTTTTGTTATGtaacttagattgacgcaccggtgcACCAATCGAACTCTAGGGTGTTAATACTGTGCATttgaaaaataaaggagagcagcacactctaggagctcagatgcaataatttaataaccatcgtttcgacagacaagctgtctttaTCAGGGGGGTAtgatgacaaacactgcgggtcactagtttatatagtgtcaaaggacacacaaagatgtctgtaatcatggccgggtgtggcctgatatcattggttaatcttcagatataaaaataacataccaaaaacatggatagcatacgatcatagatacaatttggctacatagacCTATAAACATTTACAATAacaaaatcacaataatcacaagaatggcttcagatcaaagtctaccttgagaccgaagggagcaagggtctttaaattaaagatccaggcagcctctcctttcaacaataaattgtcgaggtcaccccctctcctagggaggttgacatgttcgatgccgatATAACGTAGGGATGAAACCGAGTGGtttgcttccaaaaagtgggccgtaactgggtaagtcaagtttttgcacctaatggtgtTACGATGCTACGATGTTACGAAGATTCGTACTTTTAATTCACgttttgttttacccacataaaTTTTACCACatggacaagttataagataaataactgccttagtggagcacttgataacacctttgattgggatctgtttccctgtttgagggtgtttgaaggatctacatttataagtgccattgcattgagcacagccattacacttgtagtttccatGCAGTAGGGGAGCAAATAGACGTTGTGCAGGGATATcctggggtggtaaatcagagttattaaattattgcatctgagctcctagagtgtgcggctctcctttaatttttcaagtgttctactccgctagccagcacctcccctaaataggtgtgcgtttctttcgcctctagATTAATACTGAGTGTCcgaactgtgtgccaactgcttgaacagacagttcagTACCTTTAAACAATCATTACCTcgcacaaagaccaatagtgGTGCGGtaaatctctcctcaactttgagccaggagagattgatatGCACGCAACTGACATTCACCCTCTGTGTACGTCTAACTGCAATACTGCTCCTCTGTTCTGGACCTACTGCAATTTTACTTTGTCTTTCTTTGCCTCACATGACCACacaactgggcagtagtccaggtgtgacaaaactagggcctgtaggacctgcctggtTGATTTAGATCTCAAGAAAGCAGAGCATCACCTAATCATGGAGAGACCTCTTCCAATTTTAGCAACCATTGATTCTATAcagtatgttttgaccatgacagcttgCTATCTAGCGTAACACCCAGCAATTTAGTCTCATCTTGCTCAGTCGCCACATTATTCAGTAACAGATCTAGATGAGGTTTAGGGTTGAGTGAGTGATTTGTTCCAAAAACAatgcttttattttttgtatttattttttagcaCCAGCCTTGTTTGTTACCCATTCTAAAACAGACTGGAGTTTTATGTTAAGggtgtcagttatttattttactgttgtAGCTGATGTATATCGTTGAGTCGTCAGCATACATAGACATGCAGGCTTTATTCAAGGTCAGTGGAAGGTCATAAGTGAAAATAGAAAACAATAATGTCCCAAGCCGgctgccctgtggtacaccacactcAACAGGATTTGCattagagaggcttccattaaagaaaacccttcaGTGTTCTGTTGGATAGGTAACTCTCAATCCACGATAAGGCAGAGAATGTAAATCCATAACACCCCAAAAACTTCTGCAATAGGTTATGATCAGTGatatcaaaagctgcactgaaatgtaataaaacagctcccacaatcttcttattatcaatttctttcagccaatcattagtaatttgtgtcagtgccGAGCATGTTGGGTGCCCTTCcgtataagcatgctgaaagtgttgttgttgatttgttttctgtaaaatgacattgtatttggtcaaacacgaTTTTTCCCAAAGTTTGCCATGCACCGGTAACGGGTTGATTGGTCGGCGGTTTGAACCATTAAAGGGTGCAGCGGAATGACCAGAGTTCACTTTTTTTgcgtgtgtgtccatgtatgctgatgatttaaCCCTATATGTGTCAGACACCACAGCTATTGAAGAgagagttgcagtcagttttaTAATCGGTGGCCAATAATAAACTAGTCCCGAACACCCTGAATAGCACTGTATGAAGTATTtgagtgggagtgtgtgtgtatgtgtgtgcggggTGAAAAGTAGCAGACTGTTGCCCTCTAGGAGTTCTtcaccagctctctctctctctctctctctctctctctctctctctctctctctctctctctctctctctctctctctctctctctctctctctctctctctctctctctctctctctctctctctctctctctctctctctctctctctctctgtcaccattGACTaactgtctaacactaacccccCTCTCTATCTGACTTCCAGGAGTCTAGGTGGTGGTGTCCATGGGTCCCGTGATGCCCCCCAGTAAGAAGCCCGAGGCGTCTGGCATCAGCGTGGCCAGCGCCAGCCTCTCCCACCTCTACCAGGCCAGCTCGCTGCAGGAGGCAGAGGAACTCAACCTGGCCTTCCCCGCCCCCTTGGCCCTCCCCTTGGCACCCCTCACCGGCGGGGCCGCCAAGCCTGAGAAAAGCACCTCCACCCCAGGTATGGAGGACGAGGAGTTGACCAACCTCAACTGGCTCCATGAGAGCAAGAACCTGCTCAACAGCTTCGGAGACCCTGTCCTGCGCAGCGTCAGCCCCGTGGGTGGCGAAGGGGGTGTGGCCGGTAACCGCGGCGATGGGGACCACGACAACATGCCGCCATCGCCGATAGCGGGCGGGGACCTGCCGTACGACGCCGATCGTAACCCCACCTGTAAACCGCCCTACTCCTTCAGCTGCCTGATCTTCATGGCCGTTGAGGACGCTCCGTCCAAGAGGCTGCCGGTGAAGGAGATATACAACTGGATCCTAGAACACTTCCCCTACTTTGCCAATGCTCCCACGGGCTGGAAGAACTCTGTCAGGCACAACCTGTCCCTCAATAAGTGCTTCAAGAAGGTTGACAAGGACAGGAGCCAGgtaagaaggaggaggagaagtaggAGGAGCGCATTCACAGACGGACATACTGAACACATTCACatgatttacacacacacacagacaaacactcgCGTAGTAAAGTACAGAAAGGGCTCTATTTTCAGTTGGCGTTAAGGCGGCGCTAGTGTCAAACGCCCTAATGCCAGGGTCAGCAATATACCTGTGTTATATCAGCTCGCTTGCGCGCAGATGGGAAGGGTGGAAATGTTTGAGGTGTGTCCTTTAAACCATGGTTCAAAAGTGCTGATTTCAGGCAACGCTGATAaggatatttaagaccaacccAAAGCTGGTTTTAGCAGTAACGCAGTAGGTTATGTCATGAAATTTGACAGCAGAAACACAGCCTATCCAGCTGTGATGCACACTGCCAATATGCGCATGAAACAAGAATAGCATGGTGTGTTTTTGGTGCAtgtatacttcgtatttagaaacataaaaaacTCATTTGGATGATGATTATTTGGTGATTATCTATCTGGGCAGGGCACCTTCAGGGTGATTATCAACTGGGCACGGCACCAGGAGAAGAAGAGCAAGCCCTACTGTCGGAAAGAGGGGCAACggtggattttttttattttttaaatgacacgCCTTCCTAAAATGGGTTATaactccagttctgtttgtgatattaagattcgAACAACAACAGTGTGTTTTATAGACGTATTTAGGAAACGTCAAGGACGGAGGGGGGCATGACTTTAAAAATTGTAAAATGGTGGAGTAATACAAAAACTACACTCATTAACAGTCCAAATGACTGCCTTAGTGGTTcaagtgttaaccctttacaaaaccctaacccttaactttTACATTTCgtaatcccatgactctggatccaaaggttgtgtgttcaatCCCAGTTGTGGaaccttgttttttttaaacctaCCTATTTAACCAATGAATGCCTAAGTGTAatattttaaccctatcccaaaccttaacccttaacttaaacATTTGGAATGAATGCCTAAGTGTAatattttaaccctatcccaaaccttaacccttaacttaaccatttggAATGAATGCCTAAGTGTAatattttaaccctatcccaaaccttaacccttaacttaaccatttggAATGAATGCCTAAGTGTAatattttaaccctatcccaaaccttaacccttaacttcgaAATGTAGTGTTTGGAGACACAGAACGATGCTGAGTAGGAGTAAACCCAGGATGTCAAAAACACTTCCAAATGTGACGTTTGGAGCAACTTCGAAATGTGACGTTTGGAGAAAGATCTTGTTGGTGAAATGCCTAGTTTTAATTGTCTTTGATGTTTTGTTTGAGTTGTAAATTCCTGCACTGCAGCCTATCCATTAATGAATAATTTCTGATAACTGTTTGATAAATTAATTGCTTATCActtgtagaaagtaaagtcccatctgtatgtgtttgtgtgtatgattGACTGTAAGCAGCAAATGGCTCTGTAGCAGATCAGACCGGAGATATGCCTCACACAGCCACGGCCAGCCAGATAGTGGGCTTGGGGATTCCCTGGATGTTATCACAGAGAACTTTGCGGTGACACTTGGCGCCTCCTTTTCCGATTCCCTTCGCCTCTTCTTTTCTTTTTAAAAACCAACATGACTGAGTTATCACCAAGCATGTTTGAAATGATAATCTACAGTTTTAAGATTAACAGTCTGTGGTGTTTTAAAACGGCTAATTACGATTTCCCTCATTTTGTAAAATCCCAATTAATGGCAGATGATAGACAGTCATCATTTGGCAGCTGGCATTATCTGTTTTTATGAAGACAGACCTCTGACAGACCACattgagtaccacagtatgagctTGAAATGGTTCCAAAGAAAAATCTGGCTCATTGAAAACAAAGAAAACATTCTGTATGATGCAATCctgctccgtgtgtgtgtgcattgtgcgttcatgtgtgtgtgtgtgcgttgtgcgttcatgtgtgtgtgtgtgaacaatcACTGACAAATTAGATGAATATGCTTTAGGGAAGTCTCTGATTTGCTTATGCTAATACAGATATTTACTGTGAGGCCATAATCACCAGTCACTGATTTGAACTGGTTAAATAGATTTACTTTAGTACATtaccaggctgtgtgtgtgtgtgtgtgtgtgtgtgtgtagtgtcgcTCGGGAGAGTGTGAGAGTTAGAACGAGTTAGCGTTGAGGTTGAATAGAGTTTCATACAGTTCGAtgtttacagtggggcaaaaagtatttagtcagccaccaattgtgcaagttctcccacttaaaaagatgagagaggcctgtaattttcatcataggtacacttcaactatgacagacaaaattagaaaaaaaaatccagaaaatcacattgtaggatttttaatgaatttatttgcaaattatggtggaaaataaacgtttgttattgaccaaatacttatctcaatactttgttatataccctttgttggcaatgacagaggtcaaacgttttctgtaagtcttcaaagttttcacacactgttgctggtattttggcccattcctccatgcagatctcctctagagcagtgatgttttggggctgttgctgggaaacacggactttcaactccctccaaagattttctatggggttgagatctggagactggctaggccactccaggaccttgaaatacttcttacgaagccactccttcgttgcccgggcggtgtgtttgggatcattgtcatgctgaaagacccagccacgtttcatcttcaatgcccttgctgatggaaggaggttttcactcaaaatctcacgatacatggccccattcattctttcctttacacggatcagtcgtcctggtccctttgcagaaaaacagccccaaagcatgatatttccacccccatgcttcacagtaggtatggtgttctttggatgcaactcagcattctttgtgctccaaacacgacgagttgagtttttacgaAAAAGTTCTaatttggtttcatctgaccatatgacattctcccaatcttcttctggatcatccaaatgctctctagcaaacttcagacgggcctggacatgtactggcttaagcagggggacacgtctggcactgcaggatttgagtccctggcggcgtagtgtgttactgatggtaggctttgttactttggtcccagctctctgcaggtcattcactaggtccccccgtgtggttctgggatttttgctcaccgttcttgtgataattttgaccccacggggtgaaaTCTTGCgtggagattatcagtggtcttgtatgtcttccatttcctaataattgctcccacagttgatttcttcaaaccaagctgcttacctattgcagattcagtcttcccagcctggtgcaggtctacaattttgtttctggtgtcctttgacagctctttggtcttggccatagtggagtttggagtgtgactgtttgaggttgtggacaggtgtcttttatactgataacaagttcaaacaggtgccattaatacagttaacgagtggaggacagaggagcctcttaaagaagaagttacaggtctgtgagagccagaaatcttgcttgtttgtaggtgaccaaatacttattttccgccataatttgcaaataaattcataaaaaatcctacaatgtgattttctggatttttttttctcattttgtctgtcatagttgaagtgtacctatgatgaaaattacaggcctctctcatctttttaagtgggagaacttgcacaattggtggctgactaaatacttttttgacccactgtatgtgtgtttgtgtgtgcactgtTTCAAGTTTTCATTCGCAACTTGTACAAGATACAACAGatgtaaaacagtacagtgacatTGTTACCTTGAGAGCTCTTTCCAACAATACAATGAGAATAATAAGTTATAAattagaataaaaaataaaagtacgAATAGAATCCACACAAGAACTATGATAAGAGTTAAAGAAACACAAGAATGcaagtatatacaggtcagtgtcaGTACCTTAATCAATGTGAAGTGGTACTGGAGTGATTGAGGTGGGTTTATACATAAAAAGTGACTGGTAGTcggataaaatcaaatcaaactgtatttgtcacaacAGGTTACAGTGTTACaggttcaccttacagtgaaatgcttacttacaagcccttgctTTAAAGAAGTTTTAAGGCTCTggcccttttttcaattttctcctAATATGACAAACCCAAATCTATGTGgttgtagctcaggacctgaagcaaggatatgcattttcttgatactatttgaaaggaaacactttgaagtttgtggaaatgtgaaattaatgtaggagaatgtaacacattagatctggtaaaagataatataaaCCAAGAAACATgcgttttcattttttttttcatcatctttgaaatgcaagagaaaggccataatatattattgcagtttaggcgcaatttcgattttggccactagatggcatgagtgtgtgcaaagtttcagattgatccagtgaagcattgCAATCCTGGATCAATATTTTGTAttaagtctgcccaaatgtgccgaattggtcaattgatacattttcaagtacataactataaagaacatacaaaaatgatacGTAATACAAAATTTctgtttacacactcccaggaaggtcatacatgatggatcattagcttatacactaacctTCGCACATCTAGAAGATGGCcaggtgggtgtggagccagacagcaggggttcaaactgtagaacccagttcctacatttcaatataaaaattgattttattaaacaaaactatgctccattttatctctgggaccctcaggatgacaaatcagagcaagattactgaatgtaagtacattatttaccttcagaggtgaatgtaacaaaccagttgccgtgatatgttttttgttgttgtgcactctcctcaaacaatagcatggtattttttcactgtaatagctactgtaaattggacagtgcagttagattaacaagaatttaagcatcctgcccatataagacattccaatgtcctggaaagtttgctgttacttacaactgtcatgctaatcacattagcgcacgttagctcaaccgtcccggtatagggacaTTGATGCCGTagctctgtaattgttttaaagtctccattggtctcatggtgaaatctttAAGTGGTCTCCTTCCTCTCatgcggtttccttcctctgggtgtattgatacaccatccaaagtgtaattaataacttcaccatgctcaaagggatactcAACGTCTGCTTTttgtttttacccatctaccaataggtgcccttcttcgcaaggcattggaaaacctccctggtctttgtggttgaatctgtgtttgaaattcactgctcgactgagggaccctacagataattgtatgtgtgggttacggagatgaggtagtcattcaaaaatcatgttaaacactattattgcactattattgagtccatgcaacttatcatgtgacttgttaagcacaattTTACTCCTGAGCTGTGTTTGAATACCAATACtaatacttaatgagtatatactacatactatatactattagttcattttagtatactgtaaacaaacgATATCCTTTCAATTGAGTGTACTAGCGCtttgcctgtctaccggaagttggtgctgttgctatgcaacctcttgctagcttgttagcataacaaattactagctagacattttaTGACTCCGGGTGTGGTCttaaatttaatctggagtgccagagtgcgctcagagtgcactctgggcattcataaattcagagcattgtcagattgtcagtttgtaaattcacAGCGTTTCGCTCTGGGAGCGTTCAGAGTGCACACtcgacgctctggccgaggagtagggttgattcgagcgttctgaccttacaactgcagtaaagcacccaagctaactggctaacttgctagctacttccagacacaaatgagagaacacctcactctgaccattttactcgccctagcagagcttgttaggcagttttcatgttatccagagtgttggtgactctAACTCCTGCTGGCAACTATTGAATTACgctttttgccgacgtttactgacactagccatattcaacaggtgttgagcgtaaattcatcagttattctgcgctctgttAGACTCAGACGAGAGTGCCCTGAAATCAGAGTAAATAGCCAAAACGAATTCACGAAAGCACTCGAAGGTCCTTTGAGAACGTACATCGATTATACCACTTTgctaagaatgacgggaataatcaagtcaataaacattgggtagttagatagcataaagtaaatatactggcaagtttgatgtactagtagccaactaacgttcgGTAGCTAGCTCACATACTGGTACAtaatgctgtaatgatatgctatgtggttcataaggatagcgtagctaacaaattgtcagccaacataacgtgtaaggtaacttatttgaaaagtcattacattattacattgctcaacattttcttaacatttgtcataattagttaaagcaatgaatttgtatccgctctcgtcTAACTTTTTGCTGCCATTTTCTTCATATCTGAAAACAATATAAAGCCCCGCCCATTTTccgaagaattgcattatgggccctaaaagcacggaaATAGTGTCACTgtttgtatacttcgtattttggcgaACGTAGTACGACATccaggaacttttggcatactaactatatccatacaaTGACCAATAAGCAAACTATATTCTCAATTAacgtcacaaatagtatggttagtgcaGTTAGgttgagtattcgaacacagctctgAACTTATTTACCCTTTCCATactaaaggggttgaatacttatcgactcatgacatttcagcttttcatttttaattaatttgtaaacatttctgaaacttaattccactttgatattatggggtattgtgtgtagtttagTAACACacaatctaaatttaatccattttaaatttaggctgtgacacaacaaaatgtggaaaaagtcaagtggtctgaatactttttgaaggcaagTATGTGTGCAAAGCATGTTCTTTTGTTTATAATGGCCACATGATATGACTAAAATGCATGGATGTGTGTTTTgatttgtttgtgtgtctgtatgtgtttttgtgtatACTAGGTTACACTTACACAGGTTacaattgttttttaaattttttattttattttacctttatttaactaggcaactcagttaaaaatatattcttattttcaatgacagcctaggaacagtgggttaactgccttgttcaggggcagaatgacagattttgtaccttgtcagctcggggattcaatctagcaacctttcagttactaatccaacactctaaccaccaggctacgcTGCCGCCGTTACACATACCAGGTTACACGTACTAGGTTACACGTACTAGGTTACACATACTAGGTTACACGTACTAGGTTACACATACTAGGTTACACGTACTAGGTTACACATACTAGGTTACACATACTAGGTTACACATACTAGGTTACACATACTAGGTTACACGTACTAGGTTACACATACTAGGTTATACGTACTAGGTTACACATACTAAGTTACACGTACTAGGTTACACATACTAGGTTACACATACTAGGTTACACATACTAGGTTACACATACTAGGTTACACATACTAGGTTACACGCACTAGGTTACACATACTAGGTTACACGTACTAGGTTACACATACTAGGTTACACGTACTAGGTTACACATACTAGGTTAGGTTACACATACTAGGTTACACGCACTAGGTTA
It encodes the following:
- the LOC139563705 gene encoding forkhead box protein N3-like isoform X1; the protein is MGPVMPPSKKPEASGISVASASLSHLYQASSLQEAEELNLAFPAPLALPLAPLTGGAAKPEKSTSTPGMEDEELTNLNWLHESKNLLNSFGDPVLRSVSPVGGEGGVAGNRGDGDHDNMPPSPIAGGDLPYDADRNPTCKPPYSFSCLIFMAVEDAPSKRLPVKEIYNWILEHFPYFANAPTGWKNSVRHNLSLNKCFKKVDKDRSQSIGKGSLWCIDPEYRQNLIQALKKTPYHPHTQVFSTPPTSPQAYQSMSSPPLWPGSPFFRKNGGVLLQGTVTQALILYRIFSLPPSSVSLPHPSPP
- the LOC139563705 gene encoding forkhead box protein N3-like isoform X2 — translated: MGPVMPPSKKPEASGISVASASLSHLYQASSLQEAEELNLAFPAPLALPLAPLTGGAAKPEKSTSTPGMEDEELTNLNWLHESKNLLNSFGDPVLRSVSPVGGEGGVAGNRGDGDHDNMPPSPIAGGDLPYDADRNPTCKPPYSFSCLIFMAVEDAPSKRLPVKEIYNWILEHFPYFANAPTGWKNSVRHNLSLNKCFKKVDKDRSQGTFRVIINWARHQEKKSKPYCRKEGQRWIFFIF